In a genomic window of Gambusia affinis linkage group LG04, SWU_Gaff_1.0, whole genome shotgun sequence:
- the adra2c gene encoding alpha-2C adrenergic receptor has protein sequence MEICAQVSIRFPLEHLLFLKSHAEQRMDYLNSSNLENETEVGNISSNSTSEQPYTQLAIWGLAGLVSFLILFTIVGNVLVVIAVLTSRALKPPQNLFLVSLASADILVATLVMPFSLANELMGYWFFGKIWCDIYLALDVLFCTSSIVHLCAISLDRYWSVTQAVEYNLKRTPKRVKGMIIVVWLISAVISFPPLISMDRSSNERKPMCQLNDVTWYILYSSIGSFFAPCVIMILVYIRIYQVAKTRTRTMSEKKRSLDSPLENGMDQAEPGMGGSIKSTQGGSTKERERENGHCQEQSVGSPRSNEPKHPLNNHEDEFDDSSSSDEKSKKCTGSSKQNQNNRKDRKSSRKSSSASKYSSRKSRSSSKSMELFSSRRKRRSTINRKKISAAREKRFTFVLAVVMGVFVMCWFPFFFSYSLYGICRNSCKIPDVLFKFFFWIGYCNSSLNPVIYTIFNQDFRRAFQKILCNPWKRSF, from the coding sequence ATGGAAATATGCGCTCAAGTCTCAATAAGGTTTCCTCTcgaacatttactttttttaaagtcacacGCTGAGCAAAGGATGGATTACTTGAATTCTTCTAACCTAGAAAATGAGACAGAGGTGGGAAATATCTCCTCTAATTCCACATCTGAACAGCCGTACACCCAGCTCGCAATCTGGGGTCTGGCTGGACTGGTCAgctttctcattttgtttacaATAGTCGGTAATGTGCTGGTTGTTATTGCAGTTCTAACCAGCAGAGCTCTCAAACCACCCCAAAACCTCTTCTTGGTCTCCTTGGCCAGTGCAGACATACTGGTAGCCACTCTGGTCATGCCCTTCTCTCTGGCAAATGAACTTATGGGCTATTGGTTTTTTGGCAAAATTTGGTGTGACATCTACCTGGctctggatgttttgttttgcacctCTTCCATCGTTCACCTCTGTGCCATCAGTCTGGACAGATACTGGTCGGTGACACAGGCTGTCGAGTACAACTTAAAGAGAACACCTAAACGAGTTAAAGGTATGATCATAGTGGTGTGGTTGATCTCAGCTGTAATCTCCTTCCCGCCGCTGATTTCGATGGACAGGAGCAGCAATGAAAGGAAACCCATGTGTCAGCTGAACGACGTGACCTGGTACATTCTCTACTCTAGCATTGGATCCTTCTTTGCTCCATGTGTTATAATGATCTTGGTCTACATTCGAATCTATCAAGTGGCAAAAACCAGGACCAGGACAATGTCGGAAAAGAAGAGGAGTCTGGATTCCCCTCTGGAAAATGGGATGGACCAAGCCGAGCCAGGCATGGGAGGGTCCATCAAGTCCACTCAGGGAGGGAGCACGAAGGAGCGAGAACGTGAGAACGGACACTGCCAAGAGCAATCCGTTGGATCCCCTCGGTCAAATGAGCCAAAGCATCCATTAAATAACCACGAAGACGAGTTTGACGATAGCAGCTCATCAGACGAGAAATCAAAAAAGTGCACTGGTTCTtccaaacaaaaccagaacaacagaaaagacagaaagtcCAGCAGGAAGAGCAGCTCTGCCTCCAAATACTCCAGCAGGAAGTCGCGTTCCAGCTCAAAGTCCATGGAGCTGTTCTCCTCCCGTCGGAAACGTCGGAGCACCATCAACCGAAAGAAAATCTCTGCCGCCCGGGAGAAGCGCTTTACGTTTGTCCTCGCTGTGGTCATGGGCGTTTTTGTCATGTGCTGGTtccctttcttcttctcctaCAGCCTGTATGGAATCTGCCGCAATTCATGCAAGATCCCAGATGTGCTGTTTAAGTTCTTCTTTTGGATCGGCTACTGTAACAGCTCCCTCAACCCGGTCATCTATACCATCTTCAATCAGGACTTTCGCAGAGCCTTCCAGAAGATTCTCTGTAACCCATGGAAACGGTCTTTTTGA